The Parvibaculum sp. DNA segment GGGATCGCCGGCTTTCGCCATCCCCCAGGTCGTCACCGCCTGGGTGTGCGGAATGATATTGATGTCGAACCGGGTCCGGCGCTCTTTTGCCCCTGCAGGAGCCACATCCTCAACCTCATTGACCGTCAGCGACGTGCCGTCGAGGGTGACCGACCCCTTGGGCGCGATGAACCGGCCAAGCTCTTCCGGCGCCTCGAAAACGAACCGCTGGGATGCGCCGTCCGGCTTTATGTCGACGATGCGCGCCACGCCGTCCACATGCCCGCTGACGATGTGACCGCCCAGCTCGTCGCCCGCCTTGAGCGCCCGCTCGAGATTGATCCGCGTCCCCTCGGTCCATGTGCCGAGCGTCGTGCAATCGAGCG contains these protein-coding regions:
- a CDS encoding riboflavin synthase encodes the protein MFTGIVTDVGRVRALEKRSDARFVIGTAYDSSGIDIGASIACSGCCLTVVEKGRDAEGDWFAVDVSAESLDCTTLGTWTEGTRINLERALKAGDELGGHIVSGHVDGVARIVDIKPDGASQRFVFEAPEELGRFIAPKGSVTLDGTSLTVNEVEDVAPAGAKERRTRFDINIIPHTQAVTTWGMAKAGDPVNLEIDMLARYVARLVQKD